The following nucleotide sequence is from Populus nigra chromosome 15, ddPopNigr1.1, whole genome shotgun sequence.
ACCTGTATATATTCCTTCACAACCCGTTTCGACGAGCCTCTTGATCTTCAGAAGAAGCAGCAGCAAACCTTGATGAGAAACCAGGAATCAAACAATCATCCTCTTCCCTATCAAAGTTAAGAGCATAGCTTTCAGCATCATATTGAGTCTGATTAttcctttgtttcttcttcttgatgTATGCGCTGATCTTTCTAATGAATGTCTTCCACTTTGGCCCTGCCAAAACCTCTGAAGCCTCCTTCACTTTCTTCAGTTTCCTCACCAACCATGGATCACTAGAGTCACCATTCTGGTTCAAAACATCATATTCACGTTCATTGTTTCGCCGCGAGTTGAAATTGAAGAGTCCAA
It contains:
- the LOC133674729 gene encoding uncharacterized protein LOC133674729; this translates as MAKPHVTFMSPIGPPRMSQEQQGYDRLDDYEQEAYSANGCCCFGLFNFNSRRNNEREYDVLNQNGDSSDPWLVRKLKKVKEASEVLAGPKWKTFIRKISAYIKKKKQRNNQTQYDAESYALNFDREEDDCLIPGFSSRFAAASSEDQEARRNGL